In a single window of the Leisingera daeponensis DSM 23529 genome:
- a CDS encoding methyltransferase family protein: MRWLDVPPVWLAGCVLAAWLQARHFPLGLSFGGAWAEFLGGVLLGGGLLLALLAITEMRRQKTTVLPHQTPSRLVQSGIFSRSRNPIYLGDVLILAGLILWFGAVLSLPLIPVFLWLLEKRFVIPEEDRMRRTFRADWARYERKVRRWI, translated from the coding sequence ATGCGGTGGCTGGATGTGCCGCCCGTGTGGCTCGCGGGCTGTGTCCTGGCCGCATGGCTGCAAGCGCGGCATTTTCCGCTCGGGCTCTCCTTCGGCGGCGCCTGGGCAGAGTTTCTGGGCGGTGTCCTGCTGGGCGGCGGCCTGCTCCTGGCGCTGCTCGCCATCACCGAGATGCGGCGGCAAAAGACCACGGTCCTGCCGCATCAGACGCCCAGCCGCCTGGTGCAGTCGGGCATCTTCAGCCGCAGCCGCAACCCGATCTACCTGGGCGATGTGCTGATCCTGGCGGGCCTCATCCTCTGGTTCGGCGCGGTGCTGTCGCTGCCACTGATCCCGGTTTTCCTCTGGCTGCTGGAGAAACGCTTTGTCATCCCGGAAGAGGACAGGATGCGCCGGACGTTCCGCGCCGACTGGGCCCGGTACGAGCGGAAAGTGCGCCGCTGGATCTGA
- a CDS encoding MBL fold metallo-hydrolase, producing the protein MKAIAAFSAALLMPLAAQASEDIADQYPQSELYSKPVEVIPHVFSAIGATAPPTYENAGHNNNLSFIVTSEGVVVVNSGASDALAKALHDEIKQVTDQPVVLVINENGQGHAMLGNGYWRDQGVDVLAHAEAIAETQENSGQILQQMRGYNKDRAGETRVEHANLSFEDRYDLSLGGVEMQVLHLGPAHDPGDIQVWIPEWDLLIAGDIAFHERMLPIFPHTCTKCWIETWQDKLEPLDPAYVIPGHGHPTNLPQVRRYTLDYLTDLRAKVGAHIEAGGDLASAYYVDQERWKSLDTFEELATKNAGRVFEEMEWE; encoded by the coding sequence ATGAAAGCCATTGCCGCCTTCAGCGCCGCCTTGCTGATGCCCCTTGCCGCGCAGGCAAGCGAAGACATCGCCGACCAGTACCCGCAGTCCGAGCTGTATTCCAAACCGGTGGAGGTGATCCCGCATGTCTTCTCCGCCATCGGCGCCACCGCGCCGCCGACCTATGAGAATGCAGGCCACAACAACAACCTTTCCTTCATCGTAACTTCAGAAGGCGTGGTGGTGGTGAACTCCGGCGCCTCCGACGCGCTGGCCAAAGCGCTGCACGACGAAATCAAGCAGGTGACGGATCAGCCTGTTGTGCTGGTGATCAACGAAAACGGCCAGGGCCACGCGATGCTGGGCAACGGCTACTGGCGGGATCAGGGGGTGGATGTGCTGGCCCATGCCGAGGCGATTGCCGAGACGCAGGAAAACAGCGGCCAGATTCTGCAGCAAATGCGCGGCTACAACAAGGACCGGGCGGGGGAGACGCGGGTGGAACATGCCAACCTGTCGTTCGAAGACCGCTATGACCTCTCCTTGGGCGGGGTGGAGATGCAGGTGCTGCACCTCGGCCCGGCGCATGATCCGGGCGACATCCAGGTCTGGATCCCGGAGTGGGACCTGCTGATCGCCGGCGACATCGCCTTTCACGAACGCATGCTGCCCATCTTTCCGCACACCTGCACCAAGTGCTGGATCGAAACCTGGCAGGACAAGCTGGAACCGCTTGACCCCGCCTATGTGATCCCGGGCCACGGCCACCCGACCAATTTGCCGCAGGTGCGCCGCTATACGCTCGACTACCTGACCGATCTACGGGCCAAGGTCGGCGCCCACATCGAGGCGGGCGGTGACCTCGCCAGCGCCTACTATGTTGACCAGGAGCGCTGGAAGTCGCTCGATACCTTCGAAGAGCTGGCGACCAAGAACGCGGGCCGGGTTTTTGAGGAAATGGAGTGGGAGTGA